The Pirellulimonas nuda genome includes a region encoding these proteins:
- a CDS encoding PKD domain-containing protein: MKAGARSLQNHLHLERLEPRAMLAGDGLLGEYFDDGANNAHLVNPAGTHVDPVIDFGDASGGAFSVSAGGRVEADSNFSIRWTGWVLVDQAGSWQFKTLSNDGVRLWVDNVGQADTPIIDRWNNHAVATDTANITLTAGWHPLRLEYYQQNASTAIELRYSGPGRSEVIIPQDHLSSTEPNANPAPVVDAGPNRNLVLPENLAELDGSASDDGQIVALLWTQLSGPNTATISDGDTEDAAVSDLVEGTYVFQLKATDDLGQMSTDTVSVTVVDPNLAPVVDAGPNRTVLLPDSGAMLDGTASDDGSIASYAWTQISGPNTAAISGADAEDATLSGLVQGTYVFQLKATDNLGKMASDTVSVHVVDPNNTGVITGDLMTWHNVTITFDGPETSETAANNPFLNYRLDVTFTHTASGKQLVVPGYYAADGNAANSHATSGNKWRVHFAPSEVGEWTYTASFRSGANVAVNDNPLAGASAGFFDGFGGTLNISQTDKTGLDNRGRGTLEYVGERYLKFAGTGEYFLKQGADAPENLLAYADFDGGFASDGQRDDLVKDWAPHVADWQPGDPAWDSEHDADSVADDGKGLIGAINYLASEGQNAFSFLTMNIGGDDKNVFPYLQYDNSAGGANRLQLDVSKLDQWEIVFTHGDTKGMFLHFKTLETENELLLDGGNLGVQRKLYYRELIARFSHHLALNWNLGEEINNASTAQKQSWANYFYENDPYHHLVVIHNGSNHYDLLGPYDAMAGTGSQVTGFSLQTSSADFSDTFTKVTNYLTRSADAGKQWPVALDEPGDAQHALRPDNDAGTSQVDGRKNALWGTLMAGGWGNEWYFGYAHNNSDLTLNDFRSRDQWWDVTRYALEFFNNNDIPFWEMNNDNALSSNTDDYAFVKPGDTYVVYLKNGGTTNLNLSGQTGVFQVQWYDPRSGGALQNGSVQMVTGGGQRALGTAPNSAGEDWAILVSRPDLPGDYDHSGTVDAQDYTVWRTDFGRSDKLDADGNQDGVVDAADYSVWRDNLGQTVLALAASAAEAPAPALSIVSEPVSEPDPLAGFVASPLGEPSASAAGAIASTSPAAQDAALARPVYETDGKRVDIPAPAAAASQPTADRPDDDPLWLAGVDGALELFGSRFGFDL, from the coding sequence ATGAAAGCAGGCGCCCGGTCGTTGCAAAACCATCTCCACCTCGAGCGGCTTGAGCCCCGCGCTATGCTCGCCGGCGACGGCCTGCTGGGCGAGTACTTCGACGACGGCGCCAACAACGCCCATCTGGTGAACCCGGCCGGCACGCACGTCGACCCAGTCATCGACTTCGGCGACGCTTCGGGGGGCGCCTTCAGCGTTAGCGCCGGCGGACGCGTCGAGGCCGACTCCAACTTCTCTATCCGCTGGACCGGCTGGGTGCTGGTCGATCAGGCGGGGTCGTGGCAATTCAAGACGCTCAGCAACGACGGCGTCCGGCTGTGGGTCGACAACGTCGGCCAGGCCGACACGCCGATCATCGACCGATGGAACAACCACGCCGTGGCGACCGACACGGCCAACATCACGCTCACGGCCGGTTGGCACCCGCTGCGTCTGGAGTACTACCAGCAGAACGCCTCGACCGCGATCGAGCTGCGGTACTCGGGCCCCGGACGTTCCGAGGTGATCATCCCGCAAGACCACCTCAGCAGCACCGAGCCCAACGCCAACCCGGCGCCCGTGGTCGACGCCGGCCCCAACCGCAACCTGGTGCTGCCCGAGAACCTGGCGGAGCTCGACGGCTCGGCCAGCGATGACGGGCAGATCGTCGCGCTGCTGTGGACGCAGCTCAGCGGCCCCAACACCGCCACCATTAGTGACGGCGATACCGAGGACGCCGCGGTCAGCGACCTCGTCGAGGGGACGTACGTCTTCCAGCTCAAGGCGACCGACGACCTCGGTCAGATGTCGACCGACACGGTCAGCGTGACCGTGGTCGACCCGAACCTAGCGCCCGTGGTCGACGCCGGCCCCAACCGCACGGTGCTGCTGCCGGACAGCGGGGCGATGCTCGACGGCACGGCCAGCGACGACGGCTCCATTGCCTCGTACGCCTGGACGCAAATCAGCGGCCCCAACACCGCGGCGATCTCCGGCGCCGACGCCGAGGACGCCACCCTCAGCGGCCTGGTGCAGGGGACGTACGTCTTCCAGCTCAAGGCGACCGACAACCTTGGGAAGATGGCCTCCGACACGGTCAGCGTGCACGTGGTCGACCCCAACAACACGGGCGTTATCACCGGCGACTTGATGACGTGGCACAACGTGACGATCACGTTCGACGGCCCAGAAACCAGCGAGACGGCCGCCAACAACCCGTTCCTCAATTACCGGCTGGACGTCACGTTCACCCACACGGCAAGCGGCAAGCAGCTCGTGGTCCCCGGCTACTACGCCGCGGACGGCAACGCCGCCAACAGCCACGCCACTAGCGGCAACAAGTGGCGGGTGCACTTCGCGCCCAGCGAGGTGGGCGAGTGGACCTACACCGCGTCGTTCCGCTCGGGCGCCAACGTAGCGGTGAACGACAACCCGCTGGCGGGCGCCAGCGCCGGCTTCTTCGACGGCTTCGGCGGCACGCTGAACATTTCGCAGACCGACAAGACGGGGCTCGACAACCGCGGCCGGGGTACCCTGGAGTACGTCGGCGAGCGTTACCTGAAGTTCGCCGGCACCGGCGAGTACTTCCTCAAGCAGGGCGCCGACGCGCCGGAGAACCTGCTGGCCTACGCCGACTTCGACGGCGGCTTTGCTTCCGACGGGCAACGCGACGACCTGGTGAAGGACTGGGCGCCCCACGTAGCCGACTGGCAGCCGGGCGACCCGGCCTGGGACAGCGAGCACGACGCAGACAGCGTGGCGGACGACGGCAAGGGGCTGATCGGCGCGATCAACTACCTCGCCAGCGAGGGGCAGAACGCGTTCAGCTTCCTGACGATGAACATCGGCGGCGACGACAAGAATGTGTTCCCCTACCTCCAGTACGACAACTCCGCCGGGGGCGCCAATCGGTTGCAGTTGGACGTCTCTAAGCTCGACCAGTGGGAGATCGTCTTCACGCACGGCGACACGAAGGGGATGTTCCTGCACTTCAAGACGCTAGAGACCGAGAACGAGCTGCTGCTGGACGGCGGCAACCTGGGCGTCCAGCGCAAGCTCTACTACCGCGAGCTGATCGCCCGCTTCTCCCACCACCTGGCGCTCAACTGGAACCTGGGCGAAGAGATCAACAACGCCTCGACCGCGCAGAAGCAGTCGTGGGCCAATTACTTCTACGAGAACGACCCGTACCATCACCTGGTCGTCATCCACAACGGCTCAAACCACTACGACCTGCTGGGCCCCTACGACGCGATGGCCGGAACCGGCTCGCAGGTCACCGGCTTCTCGCTGCAGACCAGCTCGGCAGACTTCTCCGATACCTTCACCAAGGTCACCAACTACCTGACCCGCTCGGCAGACGCCGGCAAGCAGTGGCCGGTGGCCCTGGACGAGCCCGGCGACGCCCAGCACGCGCTGCGGCCGGACAACGACGCGGGCACCTCGCAAGTCGACGGCCGCAAGAACGCCCTGTGGGGCACCCTTATGGCCGGGGGCTGGGGCAACGAGTGGTACTTCGGCTACGCCCACAACAATTCCGACCTCACGCTCAACGACTTCCGCAGCCGCGACCAGTGGTGGGACGTCACCCGCTACGCGCTGGAGTTCTTCAACAACAACGACATCCCCTTCTGGGAGATGAACAACGACAATGCCCTGAGCTCGAATACCGACGACTACGCGTTCGTCAAACCGGGCGACACGTACGTCGTCTACCTAAAGAACGGCGGCACGACCAACCTGAACCTCAGCGGCCAGACCGGCGTGTTCCAGGTGCAGTGGTACGACCCGCGTAGCGGCGGTGCGTTGCAGAACGGCTCGGTGCAAATGGTCACCGGCGGCGGTCAGCGCGCCCTGGGCACAGCGCCCAACTCCGCGGGTGAGGACTGGGCGATCTTGGTCAGCCGCCCCGACCTGCCGGGGGACTACGACCACTCGGGCACGGTGGACGCGCAGGACTACACCGTGTGGCGGACCGACTTCGGCCGCAGCGACAAGCTAGACGCCGACGGCAACCAGGACGGCGTGGTGGACGCGGCCGACTACAGCGTGTGGCGCGACAACCTAGGGCAGACCGTGCTAGCGCTGGCGGCCTCGGCCGCCGAAGCCCCGGCGCCGGCCCTTTCCATTGTCAGCGAGCCGGTCAGCGAGCCCGACCCGCTGGCGGGTTTCGTAGCCTCCCCCCTAGGCGAGCCGTCGGCGTCAGCCGCCGGAGCGATCGCCTCAACCTCCCCCGCCGCGCAAGACGCCGCGCTAGCCCGCCCCGTCTACGAGACAGACGGAAAGCGGGTCGATATCCCCGCGCCGGCCGCCGCAGCGAGCCAGCCCACGGCGGACCGGCCCGACGACGACCCGCTCTGGCTGGCCGGCGTCGACGGTGCGCTGGAGCTGTTCGGGTCACGATTCGGTTTCGACTTGTAA
- a CDS encoding arylsulfatase, whose amino-acid sequence MGVQQLAAFCCRCLPLAVAAIVLAVGSADAQQKTPNILFIVSDDTGYGDLGPYGGGVGRGMPTPSIDRLAEEGMTFFSFYAQPSCTPGRAAMQTGRIPNRSGMTTVAFQGQGGGLPKAEWTLASVLKKAGYKTYFTGKWHLGEADYALPNAQGYDEMRYCGLYHLNAYTYADPTWFPDMDPKLRAMFEKVTVGALSGKAGEKAKEDFKINGQYVNKPDEDVTLHGVNYPDGVVGIPYFDGYVEKATLEFLDDAAKNKDKPFFINVNFMKVHQPNMPAPEFEHKSMSKSKFADSVVELDTRIGRIMDKLRELDLDQDTLVFYTTDNGAWQDVYPDAGYTPFRGTKGTVREGGNRVPAIAVWPGKIKPGVRNHDIVGGLDLMATFASVAGLALPTKDREGEPIYFDSYDMTPLLTGKGKCERNEWFYFTENELTPGAARVGNYKALFNLRGDDGQPTGGLAVDSNLGWKGAEKYVATVPQVFDLWADPQERYDIFMNNFTERTWIMVTISASIKDLMKTYVKYPPRKLQSETYTGPITISNYQRFMYVREALEQEGIGIPLPTGN is encoded by the coding sequence ATGGGCGTCCAACAACTCGCCGCTTTCTGCTGCAGATGCCTGCCGCTCGCGGTCGCCGCGATCGTCTTGGCCGTCGGTTCGGCCGACGCGCAGCAGAAGACCCCCAACATCCTCTTCATCGTGTCGGACGACACCGGCTACGGCGACCTCGGCCCCTACGGCGGCGGCGTGGGACGCGGCATGCCGACCCCCAGCATCGACCGCTTGGCCGAAGAAGGGATGACCTTCTTCTCCTTCTACGCCCAGCCTAGCTGCACCCCGGGACGCGCCGCGATGCAGACCGGGCGCATCCCCAACCGCAGCGGCATGACCACCGTCGCGTTCCAGGGCCAGGGCGGCGGGCTGCCCAAGGCGGAGTGGACCCTTGCTTCGGTGCTGAAGAAGGCCGGCTACAAGACCTACTTCACCGGCAAGTGGCACCTGGGCGAGGCGGACTACGCGCTGCCCAACGCGCAGGGCTACGACGAGATGCGGTACTGCGGCCTCTACCACCTGAACGCCTACACCTACGCGGACCCCACCTGGTTCCCGGACATGGACCCCAAGCTGCGGGCCATGTTCGAGAAGGTGACCGTGGGCGCCCTCTCCGGTAAGGCCGGGGAGAAGGCCAAGGAAGACTTCAAGATCAACGGCCAGTACGTCAACAAGCCCGATGAGGACGTCACCCTGCACGGCGTGAACTACCCCGACGGCGTCGTCGGCATCCCCTACTTCGACGGGTACGTTGAGAAGGCGACGCTGGAGTTCCTCGACGACGCGGCCAAGAACAAGGACAAGCCGTTCTTCATCAACGTCAACTTCATGAAGGTCCACCAGCCGAACATGCCGGCGCCGGAGTTCGAGCACAAGTCGATGTCCAAGTCGAAGTTCGCCGACTCGGTGGTGGAGCTCGACACCCGCATCGGGCGGATCATGGACAAGCTGCGTGAGCTGGACCTGGACCAGGACACGCTGGTCTTCTACACCACCGACAACGGCGCCTGGCAGGACGTGTACCCCGACGCGGGCTACACCCCCTTCCGCGGCACCAAGGGGACCGTGCGCGAGGGTGGCAACCGCGTGCCCGCCATCGCGGTGTGGCCCGGCAAGATCAAGCCCGGAGTGCGCAACCACGACATCGTCGGCGGGCTCGACCTGATGGCCACGTTCGCCTCGGTGGCGGGGCTGGCGCTGCCGACCAAGGACCGCGAGGGTGAGCCGATCTACTTCGACAGCTACGACATGACCCCGCTGCTGACCGGCAAGGGCAAGTGCGAGCGGAACGAGTGGTTCTACTTTACCGAGAACGAGCTCACCCCCGGCGCCGCCCGCGTCGGCAACTACAAGGCGCTGTTCAACCTCCGCGGCGACGACGGTCAGCCGACCGGCGGCCTGGCGGTCGATAGCAACCTGGGTTGGAAAGGCGCCGAAAAGTACGTCGCCACCGTGCCGCAGGTGTTCGACCTGTGGGCCGACCCGCAGGAACGCTACGACATCTTCATGAACAACTTCACCGAACGCACCTGGATCATGGTCACGATCAGCGCCTCGATTAAGGACCTGATGAAGACCTACGTGAAGTACCCGCCGCGCAAACTGCAGAGCGAGACGTACACGGGACCGATTACCATCTCGAACTACCAACGCTTCATGTACGTGCGGGAAGCCCTCGAGCAGGAGGGGATCGGCATCCCGCTGCCTACGGGCAACTAG
- a CDS encoding pectinesterase family protein, translating into MNPSPHRPLILAWLLLIAPPLAAHAAGPDRADVIVARDGSGDFDSIQAAVMAAPHRAAGPPWVIRVKPGVYDERVYVQRERGYLRLVGDDPATTTLTGRLHANMPGADGEPIGTFRTAMMQIDGDGFEVENLTIENAAGPVGQALALRCDGDKLVFRNCRLLGWQDTVLLNRGRQYFDRCRIEGHVDFIFGGATAWFEECDIHCLGSGFITAASTPPEQPYGFLFHRCRVTAEPDAKTYLGRPWRPYAMTSFIDCELSGAVRPEGWQVWSVTDPSTIRYSERGNHGPGAQGAERVDWARGPAPEVGLEEVFQRPEPWRP; encoded by the coding sequence ATGAACCCATCCCCGCACCGCCCTCTCATCCTCGCCTGGCTGCTGCTGATCGCGCCGCCGCTGGCCGCACACGCCGCCGGGCCGGACCGCGCCGACGTGATCGTTGCACGCGACGGCAGCGGCGACTTTGATTCGATCCAAGCGGCCGTGATGGCGGCGCCGCACCGCGCCGCTGGGCCCCCTTGGGTGATCCGCGTGAAGCCGGGCGTCTACGACGAGCGGGTTTACGTGCAGCGCGAGCGGGGCTACCTGCGGCTGGTGGGCGACGACCCCGCGACCACCACGCTCACCGGCCGCCTGCACGCCAACATGCCGGGCGCCGATGGCGAGCCCATCGGCACGTTCCGCACCGCTATGATGCAGATCGATGGCGACGGTTTTGAGGTAGAGAACCTCACCATCGAGAACGCGGCCGGTCCCGTGGGCCAGGCGCTCGCGCTGCGGTGCGACGGCGACAAGCTGGTCTTCCGCAACTGCCGGCTGCTGGGCTGGCAAGACACCGTCCTGCTGAACCGCGGCCGGCAGTACTTCGACCGCTGCCGGATCGAGGGGCACGTCGACTTCATCTTCGGGGGCGCCACGGCGTGGTTTGAGGAGTGCGACATCCACTGCCTCGGCAGCGGCTTCATCACCGCGGCCTCGACCCCGCCCGAACAGCCGTACGGGTTCCTCTTCCACCGCTGCCGCGTGACGGCCGAGCCCGACGCGAAGACCTACCTGGGCCGCCCCTGGCGTCCGTACGCCATGACCAGCTTCATCGATTGCGAGCTCTCGGGCGCGGTCCGCCCCGAGGGGTGGCAGGTGTGGAGCGTGACCGACCCGTCCACCATCCGCTACAGCGAACGGGGCAACCACGGCCCCGGCGCGCAGGGGGCGGAGCGTGTCGACTGGGCCCGCGGCCCGGCGCCCGAGGTCGGCCTCGAGGAGGTCTTCCAGCGGCCCGAGCCCTGGCGCCCGTAA
- a CDS encoding YciE/YciF ferroxidase family protein — protein MAMHTLADAFYDELRDILSAERQLTKALPKMARNAASADLKKAFESHLAETEKHVERVEKAFEDTGKTAKAKTCEAMKGLITEASHLLEEEAEPAVKDALLIAAAQKVEHYEIATYGALCTWAEVLGYAAALKQLKQNMAEEEKADEKLTKLSTKINKQAASGQAAGVA, from the coding sequence ATGGCTATGCACACCCTTGCCGACGCGTTCTACGACGAACTACGCGACATCCTCAGCGCGGAGCGTCAGCTCACCAAGGCGCTGCCCAAGATGGCCAGGAACGCGGCGAGCGCCGACTTGAAGAAGGCGTTCGAGAGCCACTTGGCCGAGACCGAGAAGCACGTTGAGCGGGTAGAAAAAGCGTTCGAAGACACCGGCAAGACCGCCAAGGCCAAGACCTGCGAAGCGATGAAAGGCTTGATCACCGAGGCGTCGCACCTGCTGGAAGAAGAGGCCGAGCCCGCGGTGAAGGACGCGCTGCTGATCGCGGCCGCACAGAAGGTTGAGCACTACGAGATCGCGACCTACGGCGCCCTCTGCACGTGGGCCGAGGTGCTGGGCTACGCCGCCGCCCTGAAGCAGCTCAAGCAGAACATGGCCGAGGAAGAGAAGGCGGACGAGAAACTCACCAAGCTCTCAACCAAGATCAACAAGCAAGCCGCGTCCGGCCAGGCCGCCGGAGTCGCCTAA
- a CDS encoding HAD family hydrolase has protein sequence MIPTRAQRPLGALIVCLAALAACPAGAVDPLPSWNDTPAKQRILSFVAKVTNEGSADFVPPEARIATFDNDGTLWCEQPMYVQLAFALARVKTLAPQHPEWRNTQPFQAVLEDDMKALVADGKHGLAELIAATHAGMTSDQFEEIAGDWIAAAKHPRFKQLYTQCVYQPQLELLDYLRASGFKTFIVSGGGIEFMRPWTQRVYGIAPPQVVGSSIVTEFQIKDGKPVLMRLPKVNFIDDKAGKPVGIGQHIGQRPILAFGNSAGDLEMLQYTTGGGGARLGLLVYHNDAQREYAYGPAGGLPDSKIGTFPQSLMDQAEKSGWVVVGMKDDWGRIFPFDPQ, from the coding sequence ATGATCCCCACCCGCGCCCAACGCCCGCTGGGCGCCCTGATCGTCTGCCTCGCCGCCCTGGCGGCCTGCCCCGCCGGCGCCGTCGACCCCCTCCCCTCGTGGAATGACACCCCCGCCAAGCAGCGCATCCTGAGCTTCGTCGCCAAGGTGACCAACGAGGGCTCTGCGGACTTCGTCCCCCCCGAAGCACGGATCGCTACGTTCGACAACGACGGCACGCTGTGGTGCGAGCAGCCGATGTACGTGCAGCTCGCCTTTGCGCTCGCCCGCGTGAAGACCCTTGCGCCCCAGCACCCCGAGTGGCGCAACACGCAGCCCTTCCAGGCGGTTCTCGAGGACGACATGAAGGCCCTGGTGGCGGACGGCAAGCACGGGCTCGCGGAGCTCATCGCGGCCACCCACGCCGGGATGACCAGCGACCAGTTCGAGGAGATCGCCGGCGACTGGATCGCTGCCGCCAAGCACCCCCGCTTTAAGCAGCTCTACACGCAGTGCGTGTACCAGCCGCAGCTCGAGCTGCTGGATTACCTCCGCGCCAGCGGCTTCAAGACGTTCATCGTTTCGGGGGGCGGCATCGAGTTCATGCGGCCCTGGACCCAACGCGTGTACGGCATCGCCCCGCCCCAGGTGGTGGGCTCGAGCATCGTCACCGAGTTCCAGATCAAGGACGGCAAGCCCGTGCTGATGCGGCTGCCGAAGGTCAACTTCATCGACGACAAAGCGGGCAAGCCGGTCGGCATCGGCCAGCACATCGGCCAACGCCCCATCCTGGCCTTCGGCAACTCGGCCGGCGACCTCGAGATGCTGCAGTACACAACCGGCGGCGGCGGCGCCCGCCTAGGCCTGCTGGTCTACCACAACGACGCCCAGCGCGAGTACGCCTACGGCCCCGCCGGCGGCCTGCCCGACTCTAAGATCGGCACGTTCCCCCAGTCGCTGATGGACCAGGCCGAAAAGAGCGGCTGGGTGGTGGTTGGGATGAAGGACGATTGGGGACGGATTTTCCCGTTCGATCCGCAATAG